The Misgurnus anguillicaudatus chromosome 15, ASM2758022v2, whole genome shotgun sequence genome has a window encoding:
- the LOC129419331 gene encoding uncharacterized protein isoform X1 → MASSRLSLRNTEGGTDEKRGDHALEVGDCSDRFPSLTIHQSRDSLLFADGKFVKASLIQNLDESPEGCLTLNNTMGGIVDGLKVGVCSDRFPDLNTCQSRDSSLFAEGKIVRESFIDTMDDSPKVGSEGKGAGIRGLFNRACKAVARPFLSCRRNKVKAIVPPLKPDKSSSGLSVQYASRPQDSLDSGSYWVGDTSDACPAQAKSSAKVWSMADQTSYTGSFLEETHVLDTSDIASASLDDSADHRKGVQGLMNAQSGSIETLSLDAHSGVKASSTAVKSRSLSADSWSSEMTDESSVLTHLDFEYGMNMAEICPEEQCAKEKAGKWGFLKRTWKAIERTFLSSCCTKVEPFMPPSDTSPSYKECVDDDVEINYNVGDVLGEGFFGSVSEATRISDGKEVAIKFMHKHDDDRTLVIPGYPEPLITEVALMIKMSEPPLSPNVIQMFEYFEDEYKIAIVMEYPKPCIALDDYIADNEMLCEEMARKLMRQAVKAVIDCIDHGVVHTDIHPGNFLINTDTLDLKLIDFGCGQLFTSDVYDSNQYVGNPVYCPPEVTEMNRFHAISANVWSLGLLLYEMVKGCLSDSESGEFLFVNPDLSDLSDLSEACQDIIIWCLAVYPDDRPTLHQILQHSWFDE, encoded by the exons ATGGCCTCATCCAGGTTGTCCCTCCGTAACACCGAGGGCGGAACTGATGAGAAGAGAGGCGACCATGCGCTTGAAGTCGGCGATTGTAGCGATCGTTTCCCGAGTCTGACCATCCATCAGTCACGGGATTCATTGCTCTTCGCTGATGGAAAGTTTGTCAAGGCGTCTCTTATACAAAACCTGGACGAAAGTCCAGAAG GATGTTTGACCCTCAACAACACCATGGGTGGAATTGTTGATGGATTGAAGGTCGGCGTTTGTAGCGATCGTTTCCCTGATCTGAACACCTGTCAGTCACGGGATTCATCGCTCTTCGCTGAAGGAAAGATTGTAAGAGAGAGTTTTATTGACACTATGGACGACAGCCCAAAAG TAGGCAGTGAGGGGAAGGGGGCAGGGATCCGTGGGCTCTTCAATAGAGCTTGCAAGGCTGTAGCGCGCCCCTTCCTCAGCTGCCGGAGGAACAAAGTAAAAGCTATTGTTCCTCCACTGAAGCCGGACAAGTCATCTTCAGGGCTGTCTGTCCAGTATGCATCCCGTCCCCAGGACAGTTTGGACTCAGGTTCTTACTGGGTCGGGGATACATCAGATGCATGTCCGGCTCAAGCGAAAAGTTCAGCCAAAGTTTGGTCTATGGCTGACCAGACTTCTTACACGGGTTCATTTCTCGAAGAAACGCATGTATTGGATACATCGGACATTGCGTCCGCTTCCTTAGATGACAGTGCCGATCACAGGAAAGGCGTTCAAGGCCTGATGAATGCCCAATCAGGTTCCATAGAGACCTTAAGTCTCGATGCTCACAGTGGCGTGAAGGCATCTAGTACAGCTGTGAAGAGCAGATCTTTATCAGCTGACAGCTGGTCCAGTGAGATGACAGACGAGTCATCAGTACTCACACACCTGGACTTTGAATATGGCATGAATATGGCAGAGATCTGCCCAGAAG AACAATGTGCCAAAGAGAAGGCGGGAAAGTGGGGGTTCTTAAAGAGAACCTGGAAGGCTATAGAGCGAACCTTCCTCTCCTCCTGCTGTACCAAAGTGGAGCCTTTTATGCCTCCATCAGACACTTCCCCATCTTATAAAGAATGTGTTGATG ATGATGTGGAGATTAACTATAACGTCGGGGATGTTTTGGGTGAAGGTTTCTTTGGAAGTGTCTCTGAGGCAACACGTATTTCTGATGGCAAAGAG GTCGCCATCAAATTCATGCACAAGCATGACGATGACCGTACTCTTGTTATT CCTGGCTATCCTGAACCTCTGATTACAGAAGTGGCACTCATGATTAAGATGAGTGAACCTCCCTTAAGCCCAAATGTAATCCAGATGTTCGAATATTTTGAAGACGAATACAAAATAGCAATAGTTATGGAGTACCCCAAGCCCTGCATAGCTTTAGATGATTACATAGCAGACAATGAGATGTTATGTGAAGAAATGGCGCGTAAATTAATGCGTCAAGCGGTGAAGGCAGTAATCGACTGCATTGATCACGGTGTCGTTCATACTGACATACATCCTGGTAACTTCCTGATCAACACCGACACTTTAGACCTGAAGTTAATTGACTTCGGCTGTGGTCAGCTGTTTACCAGTGATGTCTATGACAGTAATCAGTATGTAG GAAATCCTGTTTACTGCCCACCCGAGGTCACAGAGATGAACAGATTTCATGCCATCTCTGCCAACGTCTGGTCTCTTGGTTTGCTCCTCTATGAAATGGTCAAAGGATGTTTGTCTGATTCAGAGTCGGGGGAATTCCTGTTTGTGAATCCTGACTTATCGGACTTATCGGACTTATcggaag CATGTCAAGATATTATTATATGGTGTCTAGCAGTTTATCCAGATGATCGACCCACATTACATCAGATCTTACAGCACAGCTGGTTTGATGAATGA
- the LOC129419331 gene encoding uncharacterized protein isoform X2, translating into MASSRLSLRNTEGGTDEKRGDHALEVGDCSDRFPSLTIHQSRDSLLFADGKFVKASLIQNLDESPEGCLTLNNTMGGIVDGLKVGVCSDRFPDLNTCQSRDSSLFAEGKIVRESFIDTMDDSPKGSEGKGAGIRGLFNRACKAVARPFLSCRRNKVKAIVPPLKPDKSSSGLSVQYASRPQDSLDSGSYWVGDTSDACPAQAKSSAKVWSMADQTSYTGSFLEETHVLDTSDIASASLDDSADHRKGVQGLMNAQSGSIETLSLDAHSGVKASSTAVKSRSLSADSWSSEMTDESSVLTHLDFEYGMNMAEICPEEQCAKEKAGKWGFLKRTWKAIERTFLSSCCTKVEPFMPPSDTSPSYKECVDDDVEINYNVGDVLGEGFFGSVSEATRISDGKEVAIKFMHKHDDDRTLVIPGYPEPLITEVALMIKMSEPPLSPNVIQMFEYFEDEYKIAIVMEYPKPCIALDDYIADNEMLCEEMARKLMRQAVKAVIDCIDHGVVHTDIHPGNFLINTDTLDLKLIDFGCGQLFTSDVYDSNQYVGNPVYCPPEVTEMNRFHAISANVWSLGLLLYEMVKGCLSDSESGEFLFVNPDLSDLSDLSEACQDIIIWCLAVYPDDRPTLHQILQHSWFDE; encoded by the exons ATGGCCTCATCCAGGTTGTCCCTCCGTAACACCGAGGGCGGAACTGATGAGAAGAGAGGCGACCATGCGCTTGAAGTCGGCGATTGTAGCGATCGTTTCCCGAGTCTGACCATCCATCAGTCACGGGATTCATTGCTCTTCGCTGATGGAAAGTTTGTCAAGGCGTCTCTTATACAAAACCTGGACGAAAGTCCAGAAG GATGTTTGACCCTCAACAACACCATGGGTGGAATTGTTGATGGATTGAAGGTCGGCGTTTGTAGCGATCGTTTCCCTGATCTGAACACCTGTCAGTCACGGGATTCATCGCTCTTCGCTGAAGGAAAGATTGTAAGAGAGAGTTTTATTGACACTATGGACGACAGCCCAAAAG GCAGTGAGGGGAAGGGGGCAGGGATCCGTGGGCTCTTCAATAGAGCTTGCAAGGCTGTAGCGCGCCCCTTCCTCAGCTGCCGGAGGAACAAAGTAAAAGCTATTGTTCCTCCACTGAAGCCGGACAAGTCATCTTCAGGGCTGTCTGTCCAGTATGCATCCCGTCCCCAGGACAGTTTGGACTCAGGTTCTTACTGGGTCGGGGATACATCAGATGCATGTCCGGCTCAAGCGAAAAGTTCAGCCAAAGTTTGGTCTATGGCTGACCAGACTTCTTACACGGGTTCATTTCTCGAAGAAACGCATGTATTGGATACATCGGACATTGCGTCCGCTTCCTTAGATGACAGTGCCGATCACAGGAAAGGCGTTCAAGGCCTGATGAATGCCCAATCAGGTTCCATAGAGACCTTAAGTCTCGATGCTCACAGTGGCGTGAAGGCATCTAGTACAGCTGTGAAGAGCAGATCTTTATCAGCTGACAGCTGGTCCAGTGAGATGACAGACGAGTCATCAGTACTCACACACCTGGACTTTGAATATGGCATGAATATGGCAGAGATCTGCCCAGAAG AACAATGTGCCAAAGAGAAGGCGGGAAAGTGGGGGTTCTTAAAGAGAACCTGGAAGGCTATAGAGCGAACCTTCCTCTCCTCCTGCTGTACCAAAGTGGAGCCTTTTATGCCTCCATCAGACACTTCCCCATCTTATAAAGAATGTGTTGATG ATGATGTGGAGATTAACTATAACGTCGGGGATGTTTTGGGTGAAGGTTTCTTTGGAAGTGTCTCTGAGGCAACACGTATTTCTGATGGCAAAGAG GTCGCCATCAAATTCATGCACAAGCATGACGATGACCGTACTCTTGTTATT CCTGGCTATCCTGAACCTCTGATTACAGAAGTGGCACTCATGATTAAGATGAGTGAACCTCCCTTAAGCCCAAATGTAATCCAGATGTTCGAATATTTTGAAGACGAATACAAAATAGCAATAGTTATGGAGTACCCCAAGCCCTGCATAGCTTTAGATGATTACATAGCAGACAATGAGATGTTATGTGAAGAAATGGCGCGTAAATTAATGCGTCAAGCGGTGAAGGCAGTAATCGACTGCATTGATCACGGTGTCGTTCATACTGACATACATCCTGGTAACTTCCTGATCAACACCGACACTTTAGACCTGAAGTTAATTGACTTCGGCTGTGGTCAGCTGTTTACCAGTGATGTCTATGACAGTAATCAGTATGTAG GAAATCCTGTTTACTGCCCACCCGAGGTCACAGAGATGAACAGATTTCATGCCATCTCTGCCAACGTCTGGTCTCTTGGTTTGCTCCTCTATGAAATGGTCAAAGGATGTTTGTCTGATTCAGAGTCGGGGGAATTCCTGTTTGTGAATCCTGACTTATCGGACTTATCGGACTTATcggaag CATGTCAAGATATTATTATATGGTGTCTAGCAGTTTATCCAGATGATCGACCCACATTACATCAGATCTTACAGCACAGCTGGTTTGATGAATGA